Below is a window of Saccharomonospora viridis DSM 43017 DNA.
CGGAAGAGGCGGTGCCACGCCAAAGCGAGCACGAACAGCGCGCCACTGGTCAGGCCGATGGTGCCCGCGATGGAGGAGTCGAGCACCAACGCCGTGCGGTGGCCCACCAACGAGCTCACCCAGCCCGCGGCGACCGCGACCACCAGCATCGTGCCGAGGCGTCGGGTGAGCAGTCGCGCCGTGACGGCGGGCACGACGAAGAACGTGATCACCAGGATCGCGCCGAGACTGTCGAACGCGACGACGGCCGTGCCCACCACCACGACCAGCAACATCCGTCCCACGAGCTCGCCCCGCAGTCCGGCCAACTCGGCGAAGTCGGGATCGAAGGTCGCCGTCTGCAGTGGCCGCCACAGCAGCACGGTGAACACCACCGTGCACCCGGCCGTCAGGCCGGTGGCCAGCAACGAGATGGGCACCGTGGTGCCGAGGACGTCCACTGTGCGCAGCGGGGCGAAGGTGATGTCGCCGTAGATGGCGGAGTCGAGGTCGATGTGCGCTCCCGAGGCGTAGGCGCTGATGCCCAGGACGCCGAGGGAGAACAACGCGGGGAACGCGAGAGCCAACGCCGCGTCGGAGGCCACCACCCCGGTCCGTCGAAGCCACTCCGAACCGGCCACGCACAGCACTCCGAACGCGGTGGCACCCAACACGGTCGCCGCCGACCCACGGTCTCCCGTGAGGAGGAACACCAACACGATGCCGGGCAGTACGGCGTGGCTGACCGCGTCGGGCAACAACGCCTGACGGCGCAGCACGAGGAAACTCCCGAGCAGCGCACACGACGTGGACAGCAGCCCGGCGATCACCACGATCATGACGTCGTCGGGGGTCATGCCGAACGCTCCTTGCGGTGGGCCTTACGGACGCGGGCGAGCACTCCGCGATGCGGCGCGAACACCACGGACACCAGGGCGATCCCGGTGGCCAACAGGACGATCACCGGACCCGCGGGCAGTTCGGCATGGCCGGAGAGCACGCCGCCGAGCGCACCGCAGACGGCCCCCATCAGACCCGACAACGGCACCAGCGTCGACAGCCGCTTGGTCACCTGCCGCGCCGCCACGACGGGTGCCACGAGCAGCGCCACCATGAGGATGGCGCCGACCGTTCGCACGCCGAGGACCACGGCCAACGCCAACAGCCCCGTGCTCGCCGCGTCCACGGCCCACGTCGGCACGCCCACGACCGCCGTGAAACCCGGATCGAAGGTCGCGCTGCGTAGCACGCGGAACCCCACCGTGACCGCGGCCAACGCCACCGCGCCCAGCACCAGGGCGATGGCGATGTCGCGTTCGGACATTCCGGCCGTCTGACCCAACAGGTAGCCCGTCAGGCCGGACTGCTGACTGTTCTCCGTCGCGGAGATATGGGTGATCAGCACGATGCCGAGGGCCAGGGACACCGACAGCACCACCCCGATGGCCGCGTCGGGTCGGAGTCTGCCCGTGCGTTCGAGAGCGATCATGGCGAAGGCCGCCAACGCCGCCGAGATCGTCGCCCCCAGTAACAGCGTCTCCGGCACCTTCGCGCCGGTCGCCAGGAAGGCGACCGCGACCCCGGTCAGTGTGCCGTGGCTCATGGCGTCACCGAACATGCTCCGGCGCCGCAGCACCGCCAGCGGGCCGAGCGCGCCGGCCACGAATCCGACGACGGCGGTG
It encodes the following:
- a CDS encoding metal ABC transporter permease, producing MTPDDVMIVVIAGLLSTSCALLGSFLVLRRQALLPDAVSHAVLPGIVLVFLLTGDRGSAATVLGATAFGVLCVAGSEWLRRTGVVASDAALALAFPALFSLGVLGISAYASGAHIDLDSAIYGDITFAPLRTVDVLGTTVPISLLATGLTAGCTVVFTVLLWRPLQTATFDPDFAELAGLRGELVGRMLLVVVVGTAVVAFDSLGAILVITFFVVPAVTARLLTRRLGTMLVVAVAAGWVSSLVGHRTALVLDSSIAGTIGLTSGALFVLALAWHRLFRGRASARA
- a CDS encoding metal ABC transporter permease, producing the protein MIERLLSALPLSYPDAVVVVGTAVVGFVAGALGPLAVLRRRSMFGDAMSHGTLTGVAVAFLATGAKVPETLLLGATISAALAAFAMIALERTGRLRPDAAIGVVLSVSLALGIVLITHISATENSQQSGLTGYLLGQTAGMSERDIAIALVLGAVALAAVTVGFRVLRSATFDPGFTAVVGVPTWAVDAASTGLLALAVVLGVRTVGAILMVALLVAPVVAARQVTKRLSTLVPLSGLMGAVCGALGGVLSGHAELPAGPVIVLLATGIALVSVVFAPHRGVLARVRKAHRKERSA